The following is a genomic window from Ictidomys tridecemlineatus isolate mIctTri1 chromosome 13, mIctTri1.hap1, whole genome shotgun sequence.
CTGTCATTTTGAGATAACAGAAGCCTCGATTTTGGGGACTCCTGGTGGCCTTGTTTCTGGCCATCAGAGGGCACCGGGCTTCTCTCTGCCCTGTGTGCTAGAGTACAACACTGAGGTCCCTGGAAAAGAAGAGCTCTGGGAGGAGCAGTGACAGTGGCCGATAGGCAGGTTGGCAGTGGGAGCCCCAGGCACTTCAGGAGGACGCTGCGAGCTGttttcagcaccagagtctccaccGCCATCTGGAATCCAGTGCCGTCTTTGACAGGGGTGGGGTCGGGGAGCAGGAGCTGAGGGCTGGCGCCGGCCACTTCACTGCAAGGTCACCACTTGATTCAAGTCTGGTCCCTCACCTGTCACCGCGCCAGAGCTGTCATGGTCCATTACGTAACTTTATAGTCAGACCCTTAAGCCCACGCTTCCTCTAAACACAGCTGGGTTGGTTTGTATTTTTGCTGCTGATTCCGAGTGGCCTGGAGTATCTTAGGAACGGTTGTGTGAGTTGGACAAACACCCTGTTTAGCCAGGAGGAGGTATTTATACTAGAACGGACGCTGGCCACAGAAAAGAACAGCGTGGCCTTGCGTCTGAGGGGCTGGGGCGTTTGACTGTGGAGGTCTTTACTTAGGGACATTTTTGGGCTCTGGGGAGACTGAGTGATCTCTAAAGGTCAAGTATACATATTCCTGGGAATCTAAAAATACAGGTTTCTGTAGCAGTAACAGGCAGCTTAGGGCTGTAGCTGATAGCCCAGCTGGCCCTCCAAGTAACCAAAACCTGGGCCCAAGGACTCTGTGAGAGAATGTTCATGGTGTTAGAAGCGACTCTCGCTTGCTGCTCGTCAGCCTCACCAAACACTTTTGAAGGAAATACATGAAACAACTAGATGTTCATTTATACCTGTGGGAAATAAAATCACCGGGGACGTTGGAGGAGCACTCAGGCTTTGGGAATGGGTTTTGTGCTGAGTGCCCCAGCATGTGGGCATATGGGGTGGAGCAGCCTCCGCCTGCGTAGTTGACCCACACTCCCCAATTCCAGGCAGCGGCTGAACAGGGTTCATGGTCATTCTGAAGCCCATGAGGGTAGAGATTCAGTAATAGACTTCAAATGTGCTCCACGTCCACTGTGGCCAGGAACTAATACGTTTGGTAACTCTTCCTATTGTCCCAGCCCTCCATTTGGGTGTGAGGGGTACCAAGGACCAGTTCTTTCTTATTCCAGTTCTAGACAGGGTGACCACCGTCCAAGCAGCCAGGGGACCCCCTTTCAGTAAGTTGTGTTTCAGGTTGTTGGGTGCTGCTGCCACTGGGGTGAGACTAATGgttctcttctgtttcttgttccttgcttctctcccctcccacctccaGGAAGGGTGCCTGTGGCCTTCAGGCAGCTCGGTGCCACGGCCAGGGGCCTCTGAGGTAAGGGGTGGCAGAAGGGGTGGAGGGAGAGTCACAGCCACAGCCCGGGGTTAAGACATGGCCTATAACTTTGGTTAAGAAGGAGAGGAGATTTCCCCTGGAATCTTCTCGGGCGTTATTTATGCTGGTCTAACTTGCAAAGAGCAGGAATCCCTTATCTTTGCATGATCCTGAAAGCCCAGTGATGTGGCTTGGCAGGTCTGGGCAGTTTGTACATGTCAAATACTGATGTAGTCCCCCATCatcaagtttaattttaaaacatgatttttttccttttaagttaaaaataatggTGTGAGAGAAACCAGTGACTATATTTGtgtctatacatatatatgtatgtattaataTAGGAGTATACATATAGACATGCACACACTTGTGCCTGGAAGATCTGTCTCCTCGAAGAAATTTTGATGGTGGAATAAACAAGAGGATTTTGTAAGACGTACACTacctagatttatttttttgggaAAAACTATAATCATATTTACTTTGAATATAAAACACTTTTCATATTAGTGGCTAAAAGCCATACAGGAAACATATATCCAGAATCCAAATAACTGGGAAAGTctagaaattgaaagaaaaaaggtcACTTTCCcagtttttatagaaaatattaagaCCATTCAACTGGCTGGCAGGGGCTGGCAGGGACCTGAGAAAGCTGGTGGCCTGTGCTGTCTCGTAGCTCAAAGCCACCAATGCCTGGAGAAGGTCCTGAGCCAACTGCAGGGCGCTCTTTGCTCCTTTCCTGTTCAGCGCCCTCTTGGGGTTACTGCTGGGTCCCATTTGAACCCTTGAAACTGTAGCCCCAACCTGCACAATTAACTGTTCACCCAGATTCCCAGCCGGCTGCGGCTCTCCATTGCACAACTGTCCCGAATACAGTGTAGCTTGGCATAGAGAGTGGCCTAAGTCATTAGGGATAGGACAGCTATTTTTGGTTCCTGGAAGTCTTCTCCTGTCTTGCCTGCAAGGGTGGGGGAGAGGATGGCCAAGGGGTGAGAACATTCCACCCTGATCTCTGTGCTGAGAGCATCTTCAGGcctctccttttttccttccagatCATGTACGCCCCTCGGGCCAGGGACAGGTTTACTGCCCCGTCCTTTATCCAGAGGGATCGGTTCAGTCGCTTCCAGCCCACCTACCCCTATGTGCAGCACGAGATTGACCTCCCTCCCACCATCTCCCTGTCGGACGGGGAAGAGCCGCCTCCTTACCAGGGGCCCTGCACCCTGCAGCTCCGGGACCCCGAACAGCAGATGGAACTCAACCGAGAGTCTGTGAGGGCCCCGCCCAACCGAACCATATTTGACAGTGATTTGATAGACATTTCCGTGTACAACGGGGGCCCCTGCCCGCCCAGCAGCAACTCGGGCATCAGCGCGACCACCTGCAGCAGTAACGGGAGGATGGAGGGGCCGCCTCCCACCTACAGCGAGGTGATGGGCCACTACCCAGGCGCCTCCTTCTTCCATCACCAGCACAGCAACACACACGGCGGCAGCAGACTGCAGTTTCAGCAGAACAATTCAGAGAGCACAATAGTCCCCATCAAGGGCAAAGACAGGAAGCCCGGGAACCTGGTCTGACCCCTCCAGGCGCACTTGAATCGAGGAGAGGAACCGAGGAGGGGAAGAGGCTGCGCCACCCTCCGGCGCATGGTGTTGTCCGGTTTCACGTGGTACAACTAAGTAAAACCAAATGTGCAAACACGGTCTTTGTTTCTGATTCCTTTCAGGGGAGTTGCATGCGAAGGAGACTGAGAGGATGCGGACTTCCATCCGGTCTGACCGCCAACGGTGTTGAtttgggggcagggtggggatgggggaagaTTTTGGCAAAGGGTGGgcagggaaacagagaagggatgcTTTGAAGATATCATGAAATAAGAACCACAGAggtatttgatttatttaattccGAAAGGAGACTTCATAGTTTAAATGAGGCCAGAATGGCCTGTTTTGTAACTAACTGAATAAAGAAGGAAGCGTTATGATATATTATCATGGGGAAGAATCAGCCCTGTGGCTTTTTCTCCCAAGGTGTggaacttttattttgttctaaaaaTATGAAGCAAAATTCCTGTTTTGTGTGCCAAGGTATAAAGTGGAGAAGTTAGATGAATGCAAGGAGCTATTCTTTGTTGAGATGGTGTGTTTCCAAAGTTGCACTattgatgtttaaaatatatatgagggAACTGTTTTGCGTGAACTTCTGTATGTTGCTTGTCTTTTCCCTGTGGGTGGTTATTAGGCCTGAAGAACAGCCTAGAGTGATCCCAGAATCACACAAGAAAGCGTATTTGGGGATGTAGCCTAATATTTACCAAATTCTGTAAATCAGCCCAGTGCTGCTTGCTGCAGGAGTTTGCATCCTACCTGGTGCATCACTGAGGCACCAGGAGACACTGGGATGGAAGATAGGAAATACTAAGTTCCGGCATTTCTGGCTTATTTGAATTACTCTGCTAGTTTTAGGCTGcatactttattaaaaatgaacaaatgcatTTATGTATCCAGTATCGTGCAGTGCCGCCCTTGCCCGCCAGCAGTGTAGTTCCTCCagtaatttagatttttttccactgTAGCATGAAATATATtcagatacatattttttttgcaataaattgtttaaaatgcaAGGTGGTTATTTTGCATACTGCTGAAATATGTGACTCTCAGTGTGTCCCGTTGCCTCTCCCCTTTCCCAGGTAGCTCAGTTCAGTTCTGCAAGGCCGGTCAGTTCACCCAGAGGCTCCCAGCGGCCACCTGCATACAGCTTGCCCAGCACTTGCTGTGTGAGCCATGCTGGCAGAGGTCCTTGGAACTGATGGAAGGGCACCTTGTCTACCAGTCATGGTAACAAGCCATTGCATTTCACAAGTGTCACATGGAACTCAGCCTGCAGACCTGCCTAAACTCCCACAGGGATTCCATCTCCCCTGCCCCCAGCAGCCTCCCTGTTGATGGCAAGGACCAGGGGGTCAGTTAGAGGACAGGGGCAGGTGGGGGTGTGACTGTAATAGCACAGGACAAAAAGCACAACCCGCAGTTAAGATGCAACCAGAAAATTGATTCTATATAATGTCTTAGTTTTAATATTCCTAACATTTGCAAACATTCATTCtcacagattaaaaaacaaaacaaaaaaactttcttcTGCAGTTGTAAGCACTGGCTTTGTCACAGCAGCAGCTGGTCAGGTTAACATGTTCTGCACCAGGCGAAGGACTTATCTGCAGTGGCCAGGCTGCTTTCCACTGGGCCTCTCTGGCCTCTGCACATAACAAGACCAATGGAATGGTGACCTGTGACTACCAGCTATGCGGCTCGAATGtcaagttgtgtgtgtgtgtgtgtgtgtgtgtgtgtgtgtgtgtgtgtgactgtgttcTTGGAGGCAATTCCTCAGACACATGTCTCTGTGTAGCTTGCTGAGAGCTGGAGACTGTTTGCAAGCCCTTGTCCTGTCTGATTCCAATCTGCTGCTTGCTTCTGCTGCTTCCTCAGTAGGTAAGTTGCTGCATTTGTTTTGAGGTTTGGACCTTCCCTTAGATAGATACATTTCACATAGTAACATCCATTGAACTAGGAGAGAGACAGATGGCCAGCAGTTGTTAGCTCATACCCAGAACCCTGCCTGGGAGGACTGCGTTTGAGGGTTGCAGTGGAAATTCTGAGGTTGGCTTCAGTCTCATTCCAAAGACCTTCTTTCTGAAGGCCTCTATCAAGCAGGGAGAAACCAGCCCTCAGGGCAGGGGTTGTCTTGGGGCCAGAGATGGCCCTTTTCATGACTCTGGAGGCTTCCTGAAAGGTCCCTCACTCCCTGGGTGTCACACCTGTGTTTGAGAGAAACTGGGTCCATGACACAAAGGTGAGGAGACACTCATCCAGAATGGGATCTCACTGGTGGGGACTTGGTATGGCTGGATGATCAGTCAGGTGTCCCCTGAGACACAGGTGAGATCAGCTCACGGCTTCATCATTCCAAATCTTGCCTGCAGTTCTAGAAAAGCCAGTAAATCCACCTATTAGCTCCACCTCAGATGGCTTCATGAGTCTTACTTTGCTACCTGCTACAGGAAAGGGCTAAGGCCTGAGACTTGTAAATTCTTTAGTAGCCTCAAAAGTGTAAGGACATTCTGTAGATGTCGATAGTATTGGCAAAACAATCATTTAATTCAAGTAGCTTTAATCATCCTTCAAAAGGAGTCCCCCACCCTTCAGGTACCCTAGAGAATTGCCTTGTAAGTTAATCAGTTGTTGCAAAGACACAAACATAGTAAAGCTTGACTTTGAAAGGTCTTTGAGGCTGGGCCTCAGTAATGAATTAGTTTAAAAGCCAAGGTCATAAATTGGATTAATAGTCAATTTCCCTTGACACAGGGAGGAGATTTAGATCAGCAGCTCTTCTGAAGGTTGTGGCCTCCCAGCTCATGAGGTGTTGAACAAGCAGTGTTTGTGGTGATGCAGGCCAAGCCCATGTGCTGGTGAAACCAGCGATTCAGGGTCTGAAAGGTCTATAATCACGGATTATTCCCACAGAACACTGCAACAGTTAGAGAGCGAAACTCCTAGCATACCACTGAGACTTTTGTCCCTTGTCATTGGGATTTCCGGGAGTTCTAAACCTAAGCCCTGCTGAACCCCACCTGTAGGAACTGTCTTCTGGCTTACCTCTGCTTGTTCAGAAACAATAGCATTTTCCAAATACCAAGCAATCTTTAAGCAAGAGATTGTGAAACAAATCACACATTTAAAAAGTTGATGGCTGGATTATCAGTTAGGTGTCCCCTGAGACACAGGTGAGAAGATCAGCTCATGACTTCATCATTCCAAATTTCGCCTGCAATTCTAGAAAAACCAGTGAATTTACCCATTAGCTCCACCATTAGCTGGGGGCATGGCATGGCTCAGGACAGAGGGCtggcctagcatgggcaaggcctgGCTTTCATCCCCACCAATGCGGAAAATTAATGAGTTAACTAGTTGATCTATTTTTCATGTTCATAATTGATTGATAAAGCAGTTTGACAAGCATGCTCTCTGTCCTTCCACACACCCCTGCCCATCATAACACACCAGCCCAGGAAAAATCTCAAGGTAGCCGAGAACAGATGTACCATGAGAATACACTGTTTACTACTGAAGCTCAAACTTGAGTGAGCAAATGCGAGCCCACCATAACCTGGGAGGTCTCAGAGCAGCAATGGCACTGGGTCCCCAGATAACTGTTTCCTGAACTTGATCTTCACATTTATCTTTCTAAGAATGAGAGAGGTTCAAAAGGAAGGACCTTCAGAAAGCTCTGATCTAGAGGATTCCACTCTGACCCCTGCCTTCCCCTCAGAGCCAGTAGACCCTCCATGGTCCATCCAACAGTTCTTTCAGAGAGGCTCCTGGGTAGAggacttaaaaaaatacactcagtccacatactttttttttttttttctgtactggagattgaacctaggggtgatttaccactaagccacatcaccagcccatttttaaaaatttagagacaaggtcttgctatgtgcttagggccttggtaagttgctgaggctggctttgaacttgtacgTACTTGTTGATAGATACAGAGGGCAGCCCCACATGGCAGTAGTCACCCACAGTCTCCTCTCACCTCTGCTGATGCTACTGGGGAATCATGGCCACCGAGTGCACTGTGCTGGTGCTTGCTGAGTGTAACTCTCTTGCACACTATCACACTTTCATAAAATCCCCAAACCTCTGCAGTGTGAGGGAAGGGATGTGAGAATACTTGCTTTCTGCtatctttttgcttttcttgtcTAAGTGACTGAAGCCAGTGCTTGGAGCCAAGCCCAAGTCTCATGAGCACAGCCCCCTGATCCTCCTATTCACACTGCAGTAGAAGGCCATGCCTTCAGCCTGCTTAGGGAAAAGGCCACTGCTGGGAGACAAAGTGGCAAGGAGGGCAGCATCCTTTTCTCAGCTTGAGAACAGTAGTTAACAGTGGCCCACACAGTCACCAATCACGAAACTGCCTGGTGCTTGCTTTGGAGGCACACATACTTAAGTTGGAACGCTGAAAATTGGCAATGGCCCCTGAGCAAGGACAACATGCCCTGTGAAGCAGTCtgtattagaaaaagaaaaaaaggaactctgcacccaggtcacaaGTGAGTTCTCAGTGGCAGGTTAGAGGCTGTCAGCTGCCCCGAGACCAGAGATGTGCCCTCCTAGCCTTCGGCAGCACACAGGTGTTAGGATTCAAGATGTCATTTAATGCCTAAAGCTCTTGCTTAGTGCAGGTTGATGTTAGTGCCAGAGTTAGACACTTGCTGCTGCCCCTGATCCTGAGTTGTGCACGGCAGAGGCTTGGTCCGGCGTGGGGACATCTTGCTGAGAATGCAGCGCCTTCTTCCCCTGGCCTTTGCGCCAAGCATTTGAGCTGGGCAGAGTAGTGTGCACGTGTGACACCCTGTCATCTCCAGCTCTGCATGTCTCTAAGCAGTCAAGGTGCCTCCCGTCTGGCTTCAGCAGATGCAGCAACCCAGCCCTGCTCCTGCGCTCCACGCCCTGACCTTTGTTGTGCCTCACTCAAAATGGTGCTTCTTCAGTTGTCTGTCTTCTCTTACGTTTTTATTTGTAAGGTGCTGTATATAAGTTGAATATATTATGCCCATATCCTACCCAATGGGTAGAACAAAAATTGTTAATACTGTACTATAATGTATAGATGATACCAATTTTAACAGAAATGGCATAGAATTTGTGAATGCCTATGTGCTTGGTCCTCTTTTGTAAGGAAATTTGCAAATGGATGCATACAGATAAAGTCTATGTAgtttattttcctattaaatACCAATATTATAACACAAGGGAAAGAAGTCTGAACAAACAAGCGACAGCTTATGACCAGCGTATATATAGCAATTGAGTTGCATCTTTGCTGTGaaaacactttggaaaatattttttaaaagtcgcACAGCTTTATGGTTGCCACTAGATGCTTCTTATTTTAGTCACTTTAGAAACGCTCAGCTGGACAAGCGTTAGTTATATTTGagtcagaaaaaaatgacttcaaCTTGCTTTGTGAGCAGACATTACCTGGTGGTGCGTGAAGGGCTTGGGCCTCAGTGAGAAGCACAGGGTTTTGTCATGTCAGAGTGACGGGCCGGCCTGCAGCAGAGGACTCTGTTGGGCTTTGGGGCATTTGTGACCATGTGTGTCCGGAGTTTCTCTGTGCCTTTTCCTCTTGTGAACTGAAGCTGTGGAGCCAGTGAAGAGGGGGTTTTGTAGGGAGAGAGCACCTCAGGAAAAACCAACCTGTGTGGTGGACCCTGGTCTCAGGAACAGTGTGTGCCATGGGTTAGCATCAGAAAATCAGTGTCAGCCAGCCAGGCCAGGATGCTCGAGCCATCCCTGTGGTTGTCCTATGTCAGTCCTGACCCAAAATGCCAGCGGGGTTTTTGGGTAGAGGTTACAATTCCAGTTGCACATGAAGTCATGCCTCTTTCAGCTCAGTTTTTGGTGTCTCATTGTCACCTGTTTTTCTTCAgagagtctattttttttttttccaaacaaataaAAGGTCTGTAACACCGTGTCCATAGAAACCACAGCTGAATGTTGGTGTGGGCATCAAGTGTTGTCCAGCAGGGCACTTCACACAGTTCTGCCCATCTGATTCATGATCCCAGTCTATTCTGTTACTGGAATAGTCTAATAGagtccatatttttaatttactttgatGTTA
Proteins encoded in this region:
- the Ldlrad4 gene encoding low-density lipoprotein receptor class A domain-containing protein 4 isoform X3, which produces MSSDHLNNSTLKESQFKDLFFQKAELEFAQIIIIVVVVTVMVVVIVCLLNHYKVSTRSFINRPSQSRRQEDGLQPEGCLWPSGSSVPRPGASEIMYAPRARDRFTAPSFIQRDRFSRFQPTYPYVQHEIDLPPTISLSDGEEPPPYQGPCTLQLRDPEQQMELNRESVRAPPNRTIFDSDLIDISVYNGGPCPPSSNSGISATTCSSNGRMEGPPPTYSEVMGHYPGASFFHHQHSNTHGGSRLQFQQNNSESTIVPIKGKDRKPGNLV
- the Ldlrad4 gene encoding low-density lipoprotein receptor class A domain-containing protein 4 isoform X2 — its product is MVVVIVCLLNHYKVSTRSFINRPSQSRRQEDGLQPEGCLWPSGSSVPRPGASEIMYAPRARDRFTAPSFIQRDRFSRFQPTYPYVQHEIDLPPTISLSDGEEPPPYQGPCTLQLRDPEQQMELNRESVRAPPNRTIFDSDLIDISVYNGGPCPPSSNSGISATTCSSNGRMEGPPPTYSEVMGHYPGASFFHHQHSNTHGGSRLQFQQNNSESTIVPIKGKDRKPGNLV
- the Ldlrad4 gene encoding low-density lipoprotein receptor class A domain-containing protein 4 isoform X1, which gives rise to MQEAGFQATNAFTDCKFTCTSGKCLYLGSLVCNQQNDCGDNSDEENCLLVTEHPPPGIFNSELEFAQIIIIVVVVTVMVVVIVCLLNHYKVSTRSFINRPSQSRRQEDGLQPEGCLWPSGSSVPRPGASEIMYAPRARDRFTAPSFIQRDRFSRFQPTYPYVQHEIDLPPTISLSDGEEPPPYQGPCTLQLRDPEQQMELNRESVRAPPNRTIFDSDLIDISVYNGGPCPPSSNSGISATTCSSNGRMEGPPPTYSEVMGHYPGASFFHHQHSNTHGGSRLQFQQNNSESTIVPIKGKDRKPGNLV